AGCTGGCGGCGCATCTGTTCGATCAGGGTGTCGTCCACCAGCGAAAGGCAGCTGTCGATGCCCAGCGGGGCCACGGCCAAGGGCGTGGCAATGCTGAAGCCTGTCCCCATCACGGGGATGTGGAAGGTGTGGGGGGACATGAGAGCCTGCCTTTCCGCGGAGGAGCGGTCCTGGCCGATGCGCCACCTCCCGTGGCGTCGGCCCGTCCCGGCGACGACTTCGCTCGATCAAACGTGAACCTGCTTCAACCGCAAGGTCGCATATGGTGGGCTGATCTGGCTCTCCAAAGCAGGCGATTGTTTTCTGAAGGACATGGTTGGCCGTCGGCCGGGCTCGGCCGCCCCGCTCTCTTCATCGCTCCCGCCAACGCTGGGTCGGGCTGGCCGGCCCCCTCCCCGCGGGCCGCCAGTCATGGTCAGATGACGACTGGGTGACGCGGGGGGGGGGGGGGGGTCAATGCATCAACTGATCATCCTACGGCCCCTCGCCCGGTGGATCCGTCCCCACGCATGCGGAATCCCGCCGCGCCGCCGCACTGTTTCGCGTTCAGGGCTCGTCCAGGACCGCCCGCACTTTCGCCAACAGCACCAGCATGTCGAAGGGCTTCTGGATGAAGTGCACGCCTGGATCCAGGATGCCGTGGCGGGCAATGGAATCCTCCGTGTAGCCGGACATGTAGATGACCCGCGGGGCATCGGGCAGCCGGGACAGCCTCTCCACCAACTCGCGGCCCCCCATGCGGGGCATGATCACGTCGGAGAGCACAAGGCGGACGCCCGCCCCGCTGTCCCCCAGCAGGCGCAAGGCCTCCTCGCCGTCCGCCGCCTCCAGGACGGTGTAGCCGTGGCTGGTCAACATGCGCACAGCCAGGCGTCGCACCATCACCTCGTCCTCCACCACCAGCAAGCGTTCGCTGCCGCGCAGATGCTGATCCGAGGGGCGCTCCGCCTCCCGTCGGCGGGCCTGTTCGCGGACCACGGGCAGGAAGATCTGGAAGGTGGTGCCCACGCCCTGTTCGCTTTCCACCCAGATGAAGCCGCCGATCTGCTTGACGATGCCGTAGACCGTGGCCAGACCCAGGCCCGTCCCCTTCCCCTTTTCCTTTGTGGTGTAAAAGGGTTCGAAGACCCGGCCCAGGGTTTCCCGGCTCATGCCGGCGCCCGTGTCCGTCACTTCCAGCAGGCAGAAGTGGCCCGGCCTCATGGGCGGGTGCAGGCGGCAGAACTCCTCGTCCACCTGCACGGCACGAGTCGCCACCGTCAGGGATCCACCATCGGGCATGGCGTCGCGGGAGTTGACCGCCAGGTTGACCACCACCTGCTCCAGCTGGCCGGTGTCGGCCATGACGGTGCCGCAGTCCCGGTCCAGCTCGGTGACGAGGCGGACGTCCTCGCCGATGAGGCGCTGCAGCATGCGCTGCATGTCACCCACCACGGCATTGAGATCGATCGCCTCGAGCTGCAGCACCTGGCGGCGGCTGAAGGCCAGCAGCTGCCGGGTCAGCCGGGCCGCCCGCTCCCCGGCATGGCCGATCTCGCCCAGCTGCTCGCGCAGCGGGTCCTCATCCTTGCACTGGGCCTGCAGCATGTCCACATGGCCGTTGATGACCGTGAGCAGGTTGTTGAAGTCATGGGCCACGCCCCCGGCCAGGCGGCCGATGGACTCCATCTTCTGGGCTTGGTAGAACTGCTGCTGGAGCAGCTTGAACTTGGTGATGTCGAAGAGGTAGCCCTGCATGCGCCGCAGCCCGCCCTCCTCGTCGAAGCTGCCCAGCACGTTCATGATGACATGGACGGGCTGGCCGGCCAGGTCGCGCAGCTCGATCTCGAGGTACTCCAGCTTGCCCTGCCGGGTCAATTGCTCCAGCATGGCGCGCCGCAGCGAGGCGTCGGGGTAGAGGACGCCCACATTGGTGCGCAGGGCCTCCTCGCGGGAGGCGAAGCCGAAGAGGGCCAGGAAGCTTGGGTTGCAGTCCACCAGGCTGCCGTCGGCCAGGGAGATGTAGTCGGCGGTGAGATCGTGCTCGAAGAATTCGCGGTAGTGGGCCTCGCTGCGCCGCAGGGCCTCCTCCGCCTCCTGCCGCTCCGTGATGTCCAGGATGGAGC
The sequence above is drawn from the bacterium genome and encodes:
- a CDS encoding ATP-binding protein, yielding DLGTGLWQSSPVLDEIFGLRGQDFHPDVAGWVSLIHPDDRVEMERYLREDVVGRGGEFDRSYRIFRRQDGALRWVHGRGRLTHGPDGRPTHMLGSILDITERQEAEEALRRSEAHYREFFEHDLTADYISLADGSLVDCNPSFLALFGFASREEALRTNVGVLYPDASLRRAMLEQLTRQGKLEYLEIELRDLAGQPVHVIMNVLGSFDEEGGLRRMQGYLFDITKFKLLQQQFYQAQKMESIGRLAGGVAHDFNNLLTVINGHVDMLQAQCKDEDPLREQLGEIGHAGERAARLTRQLLAFSRRQVLQLEAIDLNAVVGDMQRMLQRLIGEDVRLVTELDRDCGTVMADTGQLEQVVVNLAVNSRDAMPDGGSLTVATRAVQVDEEFCRLHPPMRPGHFCLLEVTDTGAGMSRETLGRVFEPFYTTKEKGKGTGLGLATVYGIVKQIGGFIWVESEQGVGTTFQIFLPVVREQARRREAERPSDQHLRGSERLLVVEDEVMVRRLAVRMLTSHGYTVLEAADGEEALRLLGDSGAGVRLVLSDVIMPRMGGRELVERLSRLPDAPRVIYMSGYTEDSIARHGILDPGVHFIQKPFDMLVLLAKVRAVLDEP